The Candidatus Woesearchaeota archaeon genome contains a region encoding:
- a CDS encoding HAD hydrolase-like protein translates to MIKAVAFDLGGVLFSCGTPIAVERISKKHGYEKNLISDLLSSEKSIKLRKGKMSDNAFWKWAEKTLPAGYNVATIKREWYDCYIIDGEVFQLIKELFMNKRINLLVFSGNIRSRVLYLNKKYGFRKYFDHEVYSFDHGCMKGSKEFVKKLISEAGCKPPEILYIDDNPIQAKPASMMGINLLIYKKGKIEELKEGIKRFGIALR, encoded by the coding sequence ATGATTAAAGCAGTTGCTTTTGACCTGGGAGGAGTGTTGTTCTCATGCGGAACACCTATTGCAGTTGAAAGAATCTCTAAAAAGCACGGCTATGAAAAGAATCTCATAAGCGACCTGCTATCCTCTGAAAAGAGCATAAAGTTAAGAAAGGGGAAGATGAGCGATAATGCATTTTGGAAATGGGCTGAAAAAACCCTGCCTGCGGGATACAATGTTGCGACAATCAAGAGGGAATGGTATGACTGCTACATCATAGACGGAGAGGTATTTCAGCTGATAAAAGAGCTCTTCATGAACAAAAGAATAAATCTTCTTGTTTTCTCTGGAAACATACGCTCAAGGGTGCTTTATCTTAACAAGAAATACGGCTTCCGGAAGTACTTTGACCATGAGGTATACTCATTTGACCACGGCTGCATGAAGGGCAGCAAAGAGTTTGTGAAGAAACTCATATCCGAGGCAGGATGCAAACCGCCTGAAATCCTTTACATTGATGATAATCCAATCCAGGCGAAGCCTGCTTCTATGATGGGAATAAACCTTCTCATATACAAAAAGGGAAAAATTGAAGAACTTAAGGAAGGGATAAAAAGATTCGGGATAGCGCTGAGATAA